The following coding sequences are from one Macaca nemestrina isolate mMacNem1 chromosome 1, mMacNem.hap1, whole genome shotgun sequence window:
- the LOC112427225 gene encoding zinc finger BED domain-containing protein 6: MSVCTLSVPVSSLSPGRRCSTFSDSGILGCVPINSNTDEEDVVEEKMVAEGVNKEAKQPAKKKRKKGLRIKGKRRRKKLILAKKFSKDLGSGRPVADAPALLASNDAEQDEESLFESNIEKQIYLPSTRAKTSIVWHFFHVDPQYTWRAICNLCEKSVSRGKPGSHLGTSTLQRHLQARHSPHWTRANKFGVTSGEEDFTLDVSLSPSSGSNGSFEYIPTDPLDDNRMGKKHDKSASDALRAERGRFLIKSNIVKHALIPGTRAKTSAVWNFFYTDPQHISRAVCNICKRSVSRGRPGSHLGTSTLQRHLQATHPIHWAVANKDSGAVANGLDEAETERSDVLSDALHGEKSTGSQDLTAEDLSDSDSDEPMLEVENRSESPIPVAEQGTLMHAQERETTCGNPVSSQISQAIIQMIVEDMHPYNYFSTPAFQRFMQIVAPDYRLPSETYFFTKAVPQLYDCVREKIFLTLENVQSQKIHLTVDIWTHDPSTDYFIVTVHWVSLETASFLNNGRIPDFRKWAVLCVTGLAKDCLITNILQELNDQIGLWLSPNFLIPSFIVSDNSSNVVHAIKDGGFTHVPCFLHCLNMVIQDFFCEHKSIENMLVAARKTCHHFSHSVKARQILQEFQNDHQLPWKNLKQDETGHWISTFYMLKWLLEHCYSVHHSLGRASGVVLTSLQWTLMTYVCDILTPFEEATQKVSVKTAGLNQVLPLIHHLLLSLQKLREDFQVRGITQALNLVDSLSLKLETDTLLSAMLKSKPCILATLLDPCFKNSLEDFFPQGADLETYKQFLAEEVCNYMESSPEICQIPTSEVSCPSVTVGTDSFTSSLKEGTSNSGSVDSSAVDSCALGSKSFMFPSAVAVVDEYFKEKYSELSGGDDPLIYWQRKISIWPALTQVAIHYLSCPMCSWQSECIFTKNSHFHPKQIMSLDFDNIEQLMFLKMNLKNVNYDYSTLVLSWDPENEVVQSNEKEILP, translated from the coding sequence ATGAGTGTATGTACTTTAAGTGTACCAGTTTCCTCACTCTCTCCTGGCAGAAGATGCAGCACTTTTAGTGATTCTGGGATTCTGGGATGTGTTCCTATTAATTCTAATACAGATGAAGAAGATGTGGTAGAGGAAAAGATGGTAGCGGAAGGAGTGAATAAAGAGGCCAAACAGCctgctaaaaagaaaagaaagaagggttTGCGAATTAAGGGGAAAAGGCGTCGAAAAAAATTGATTCTTGCCAAGAAGTTTAGTAAGGATTTGGGATCTGGGAGGCCTGTTGCAGATGCCCCTGCTTTGTTAGCTTCCAATGACGCTGAGCAGGATGAAGAAAGTCTTTTTGAGAGCAATATAGAAAAACAGATCTATCTGCCTAGTACTAGAGCCAAGACCTCCATTGTGTGGCACTTCTTTCATGTTGACCCCCAGTACACCTGGCGGGCTATTTGTAACCTCTGTGAGAAAAGCGTCAGCAGGGGTAAACCAGGTAGCCATCTTGGTACATCTACTCTTCAGCGACATCTGCAAGCAAGGCATTCACCTCATTGGACCAGGGCCAACAAGTTTGGAGTTACTAGTGGAGAGGAGGACTTTACCTTGGATGTATCTTTATCTCCCTCTTCTGGAAGCAATGGAAGCTTTGAATATATTCCTACTGATCCATTAGATGATAATAGAATGGGTAAGAAGCATGATAAATCAGCATCTGATGCCCTAAGGGCAGAAAGAGGGAGATTTCTCATCAAAAGTAACATTGTCAAGCATGCTTTAATTCCTGGAACTAGAGCCAAGACATCTGCcgtttggaattttttttacaCTGATCCTCAGCACATCTCAAGAGCTGTGtgtaatatatgtaaaagaaGTGTGAGCCGGGGTAGGCCAGGGTCCCACTTAGGGACTTCAACACTTCAACGACACCTGCAAGCCACACATCCTATCCATTGGGCTGTTGCCAACAAAGACAGTGGTGCTGTTGCAAATGGATTAGATGAAGCTGAGACTGAGAGAAGTGATGTCTTGAGTGATGCCTTGCATGGAGAAAAGTCTACAGGCAGCCAAGATTTAACAGCTGAGGACCTTAGTGACTCTGATTCAGATGAACCTATGTTAGAGGTTGAAAATAGATCTGAAAGTCCTATTCCCGTTGCAGAGCAAGGCACTCTGATGCATGCGCAGGAGAGAGAAACAACATGTGGAAATCCAGTCTCAAGTCAAATAAGTCAAGCAATTATCCAAATGATTGTGGAGGATATGCATCCTTACAACTACTTCTCAACCCCAGCCTTTCAGAGGTTCATGCAGATTGTGGCCCCTGATTATAGGTTGCCATCAGAGACTTACTTTTTCACTAAGGCTGTACCTCAGTTATATGATTGTGTCAGAGaaaaaattttcttaactttAGAGAATGTTCAAAGCCAAAAAATACACCTGACTGTTGACATATGGACCCATGACCCATCCACTGACTATTTTATTGTGACTGTACACTGGGTTTCTTTGGAAACTGCATCTTTTCTCAATAATGGCAGGATCCCCGATTTTAGAAAGTGGGCAGTGCTTTGTGTTACAGGTTTGGCTAAAGACTGTTTGATAACCAATATTTTACAAGAATTAAATGACCAGATTGGTCTGTGGCTTTCTCCAAATTTCCTTATCCCTAGCTTCATTGTTTCTGACAATTCCTCTAATGTGGTACATGCAATCAAAGATGGTGGTTTTACCCATGTGCCATGCTTCCTGCATTGTTTAAATATGGTCATTCAGGACTTTTTCTGTGAGCACAAAAGCATTGAGAATATGTTAGTGGCTGCTAGGAAAACCTGTCATCATTTTAGTCATTCGGTCAAGGCCCGTCAGATACTGCAAGAGTTCCAAAATGATCACCAACTTCCATGGAAGAATTTGAAGCAGGATGAAACTGGCCATTggatttctactttttatatgttaaaatggCTCTTGGAGCATTGCTACTCAGTTCACCATAGTCTTGGTAGAGCCAGTGGAGTTGTGCTCACCTCCCTTCAGTGGACTCTAATGACTTATGTTTGTGATATTCTTACGCCATTTGAGGAGGCTACCCAGAAAGTGAGCGTGAAGACCGCAGGATTGAATCAGGTGCTACCCCTAATCCATCATCTACTCCTTTCCTTGCAGAAACTCAGAGAAGATTTTCAAGTCAGAGGTATTACTCAGGCCCTCAATCTGGTGGATAGTTTATCTCTGAAACTTGAAACGGATACCCTACTAAGTGCCATGCTTAAATCCAAGCCCTGTATCTTGGCTACTTTGTTAGACCCTTGCTTTAAAAACAGTTTGGAAGACTTTTTTCCTCAAGGTGCTGATTTAGAAACTTATAAGCAGTTCCTTGCAGAAGAGGTTTGTAATTATATGGAATCTTCACCAGAGATCTGCCAAATTCCAACTTCAGAAGTTTCTTGTCCCTCAGTTACAGTAGGAACTGATTCATTTACCTCATCTCTAAAAGAAGGCACCTCCAATTCAGGTTCTGTCGATAGCTCAGCTGTAGACAGTTGTGCCCTTGGAAGCAAAAGCTTCATGTTCCCTTCTGCTGTAGCAGTTGTGGATGAGTACTTCAAAGAGAAGTATTCAGAGCTCTCAGGAGGTGATGACCCTTTAATTTACTGGCAGAGGAAGATAAGCATATGGCCAGCTTTGACCCAGGTTGCCATCCATTATCTAAGTTGCCCCATGTGTAGTTGGCAATC